TCATCCCAGCTAAAATCCAGCTTTTCGTACAAAAATGTTTCCCACAAACGGTGTTTGCGTACTACAACCATTGCTTTTTGTGTACCCATTTCTGTAAGTGAAATCTTGCCATAACGCTCATAATCTACCAGCTTTTTTTCTTTCAGCTTTTTAAACATATCCGTGGCTGTGGCGGGTTTAACACCCAAATAAGCGGCTATTTCATTCGTTCCTGCTTCATTCTTTTCTCCGTTTTGGTGGCAAAGTTTAAGCAAGCCCTTCAGGTAGTTTTCTTCAGTATAGGATAACATATTCAAAGGTAAATAATATATCTCAAATTATATTTGTTAGATGAACCTAACTTTTATAGTTTTGCATTGTTTTTATTTTAATTAGATGATATGAAACTATATTTTTTACTACCATTACTCCCATTGTTAATCATATGCTTGCCTTCAATGGCACAAACAGAAAGCGACTTAAATGAAGTGGTGGTTAGCGGCACATTAAAGCCTGTAAAACGTCTGGAAAGCCCTGTGCCTGTAGAGGTATATACGCCAGCTTATTTTAAGAAAAATCCCAGTCCATCTATTTTTGATGCGCTGCAGAATGTCAATGGCGTACGTCCACAGCTCAACTGCAATATTTGTAATACCGGAGACATTCACATTAATGGCCTGGAAGGGCCTTATACCATGGTCTTGATAGACGGAATGCCCATTGTAAGCAGCCTCTCTACCGTTTACGGTCTGTCAGGAATTCCGATGTCTTTAATAGAACAGGTAGAAATTGTTAAAGGGCCTGCTTCCTCCATATATGGGAGTGAGGCGGTTGGCGGACTCATCAACATCATCACCAAAAAGCCCGCTTCAGCTCCGTTAGTCAGTGCCGATGTCATGAGCACAAGTTATAAAGAGCTCAATGCCGACCTCTCCCTAAAGCAGCGGCTTGGCAGCAAAACAACCTTACTCAGCGGTGTCAATTACTTCAAATTCTGGAACGTTGTAGACCACAACCATGATAACTTTACAGATGTAACCCTACAAGACCGCATTTCTGTATTCCAGAAGTATGCTTTCCAGCGTAAAGAGGGGAAGGCTTTTAGTCTGGCTGCAAGGTATATGTACGAAGACCGCTGGGGCGGGGAAACCAACTGGAATAAATCTTACCGCGGAGGCGATCAGGTGTATGGCGAAAGCATTTATACCCGCCGTTGGGAGCTGTTGGGCAATTACCAGCTCCCGGAATGGCTAACCACCAAAGAAAAGGTAATGCTTTCCTTTTCCTATACAGATCATGACCAGGACAGCCGTTATGGCACTACCTCCTATATCGCACAACAACGGATCGGCTTTGTGCAGCTTTTTTGGGATAAACAGCTCAAGAACCATGATCTTTTGCTCGGTACTGCAGCCAGATATACTTATTATGACGACAATACACCTGCTACCGCATTGGCCGATAAAGTTTTTTTGCCCGGCATATTTGTTCAGGATGAAATTAAACTGGCTCCAAAACATAAACTGCTTGCCGGCTTCCGGTACGATTACAATTCTGTACACGGCAATATTGTTACGCCCCGCTTTGCTTACAAATGGAACCTCAACGATCAAAATATCATTCGCTTAAATGCGGGTACTGGCTTTAGGGTGGTCAACATCTTTACTGAAGATCATGCTGCCCTAACAGGTGCCAGGGATGTCGTAATTACGGACGAATTAAAGCCGGAGAAAACCTATAACGTAAACCTCAATTTCCTGACAAAGATTTATACCCCAAACCATACTTTTATCGGCATAGAAGCTTCAGCTTTCTACACCCATTTCAACAACCGGATCATTGGTGATTTTGATCAGGACCCAAATAAAATCATTTACAGCAACCTGGATGGTTATGCCGTTTCCAAAGGTCTAAGTGCCAATGTAGACCTTACTTTTGCCAGTGGACTAAAACTTATTGGCGGTTTTACCTATCAGGATGTGGCTACGGTTGAGGAGGGTATTAAAGCGCAGCAAATCCTTACAGAGAAAATTTCTGGCACCTGGGCCGTTTCCTATAAAATTAAAAAGGCACATTTAGGAATTGACTATACCGGAAATATTTACGGCCCCATGCGCCTGCCCCTCTTAGGCGATAAAGACCCAAGGCAGCCTTATTCCAGTACCTGGAGCATCCAGAACATCCAGTTTACCTATGATGGATTTAAAAATATAGAAATATACGGGGGAGTTAAAAACCTGCTCAACTGGACGCCAAATAAAGGAAATCCTTTTATCATTGCCCGCGCTAATGACCCTTTTGATAAAAATGTGGTATACGAGCCTAAAGCAGGGAGGCCAGCGGGCAGTACTGAGATGCAAGTTGCCGCTACAGAAGATAATCCTTATGCGCTAACATTTGATCCCAACTATGTGTATGGGCCAAATCAAAATATCCGTGGTTTTTTTGGCATTAGGTTTACCATAAAATAAATCCAATACCTTAACTTTAACCATGTTTTACCAATCAACCTATCAGGCTGCCCGCATTGTGGCCCCTCAAGTAGAAGCAATTTTTGCCCGGCACCTGGCTGCGGCACAGGAAAGCGGTGAAGAAGATCTGGCTCCTTTACCTGTTGCTAAATTGGTTGAAAACATTATTGACGCTACTTTTTGGGCCAGTTTACGCAAAGAGGAGGGGCATTCACCTAAAATTTCCCTGGCCTTTTTGCCTCCGCAACAAGCTGGTAATCCTTTGTTGTTTAAGCAGCGTATGCCATTAAACCCGGCAACCTTAACCAAAATTGCACCGGGGGTAGAACGCGCCGGCATCCATATTGGCATCTGGCATGAAGATGATCAGCTGTACATTTGGGGTACTACCCTAAGCATCCCTAATTTTTGTTTCGTACTGGATGTTTCAGAGCCCGGTCTGCTGGTGATCAAACACAGGCGGATTTATGGTTTCGGTAAGTTTACCAATATCGCTGTCCTCAAAGGCGAACAGATTAAAATTGTAGATGTAGCCACCATCAACCAACCCGATGTGCCACCAATTTTATTGTCCCTGCTAGACCTTACTGCTCCTTCTTATTGGAATGACTCTATAAATGTACTCATTCAACTTGCGGTTTCCATGCGTGCACATCAGCGGGGAGGTACATTATTGGTAGTCCCTTGCGAAAGCGGTAAAAGTTCATGGTTACAATCTATCATAAAACCCATTCAGTACAGTGTACAGCCTTCCTTCAATGGATTGGCTAAGTTACTGAGTCAGGATAGGAAGGAGGCTAGTCAGATTTTCTGGCAGACGGCATTGAGGCGCGAAGTGGATCATTTGGCTGGCTTAACAGCAGTAGATGGTGCAACCATTGTGAGCGATAAATATGAGTTGATGGCCTTCGGCGCTAAAATTGGACGGGCCAAAGGAAAAGATATGGTAGAAGAACTGGCTTTCAGCGAACCTATTTTAGGTGGCGAGGCTGTAATTATGCATGCCGCTAAAGTTGGTGGTACCCGGCATTTGTCTGCCGCACAGTTTATCAGTGATCAAAGGGATGCCATTGCATTGGTAGCTTCTCAGGATGGTCATTTTACCATTTATACCTGGTCTGAATTACAAAATAGAATTCAGGCACACCGTATCGATACACTTTTGTTGTAACCGGCAAATTAAAGGGCATAAAAAATCCCAGTGTAAGGTGTACACCAGGATAAAAAAATTAATTAATCGCAATTAAGCCCTACGAAAATAATGCCGTGGCAACAATCACAGTGATCAATAAGATCATCATCACCAGACGGTCAGCAGCAATCCATTGTGCTTTGGTTATTGCTTTCTCTATTCTTTCTTCTTTATGCCTTGCATAAGCTGGGAAAAATGGGCTTAATTTAATTAACATAGGTAGATGTTTTTAATAAGTAGATGTACTAAAACATATACAAAGCTTGCGCCAAACCCTTGAATCACTGTTGAAATGTTAATAACTTTCTCTTTGTTGTTAGTTATAAATGCAAAATCCCCTGAAAAAACTTTTAAATTGTTTCTTTTAGGGGATTTTGAAATTTACATTGTACAGTTTATACAACGCTGGCTGTAGGGTATCCTGCTATTTAACAGTGTACTTATAAACAAAACGTGCAGGATTTCCATTTTTGTCTAAGCCTTCAACAACTGCTCTGAAAGTGCCCCTGTCTGCGGCATTGTAAAACTCAAAGCTTGTCGTTCCGGTAAGCAAATCAGTAGTTACCCTTGGGTTCCAGAAAATGGTGGTCCGTAAATCTTTGTTGGTGTAAGTAGCAGGTGCATTTACGTACCGTGGCGAATAAAATTCGCGTTGCTTGCTGTACCCTTTCGGATTAATGGTTACAATATTATTTTGTGGCAGTAGTTTTTTCAGGTCTTCTATACTCATTTTTACCTTCTTAACTACTTTCATGTTAATGGAGATTACCCCATTGGTATTGTACATGCGGTTTACAGTACCAAGGTCATCTTTTAAAAACACCTCAATAGATTCAATTTCATTCATGTTTACACCAGAAATAGAAAAAAGGTCAACTGGCGAGCCGGCTAAAAATATACCTACAGGTATTTTCTTCCCTGCATTGTAATCGCGGGTAACATAAAACTGGCGTTCATTCTCATCATAGGTCAAGCCTGTTGCCATCATTTTTAAGGCCGTTAACAAATCGTTATAACCTGTTAGCTGTGTGCCATCAATGGTACGGTCTGCAATCATACTTAAACCAGATAGGGCCGAATAATCAGAGTGGCTTACTTTTTTTACAGGGGCGGCTTTAATGACCACCTCTTTCAATTGGCGCAGGTAGCTGTATTGTTTAGCGCTATTGTTGAGGTAGCTCGACATCGCACTGTCTATGTTTTGCACCTCGTCCGGTACGTTCACATTTCCAGAAATAACAGGTGCAGGCTCAGGATCCACCATAATCATCAAGTTGCTCCCGTTAGAACCATATTTAGCGCTAATCACCACCTGAGAAGAGTCAGGAAAATTTAAGTTTTGGAAATTGAAAATCCCTGACGGACTGGTTAGGGCTTCCGCAGAGTAGGTTCTACCAGGGATGGTCAGGCGCAGCGGTGCCTTTCTAACCGGCATTCCTGTGCGGTCGCGCAATGTCCCTGTAATATTCATGCCTTGTTCCGGCATGTAACTCACTTTAGGATATTGCCCGGCAAGTACCTCTTTATAAGTAAAACGGCGGTATCCCTGTGTCAGCATCAAGATGTCCAGGTCGGCCAGTTTTTTATCATTGGTTTTATTGAAGTAGTAATTCGGTTTTTCCAGGTAGCCCTGCAAATCAGAACTCAGTAATAATGAGCTCACAATTGTAGTTTCAGCATCTTCAGCTATGGGCACTTTCTGGTCATCCGTTACAGCCACCGAAAAATCTCCGGCTATTTTCTGCGCCCCGGCTATTGCCGAAACCGTCATTTTAACTTTCTGACGCGGCTTATAGCTTGGTAAATCAGTTTGAATGTTAACATTCATGGCTTGCGGTTGTAACACAAACGCCAGGCGCTCACTTACCGGCTCACCTGCGGTGTTAAAAAGGGTAATTTGTACAATTCCTGAGGGGAATTTATTCTTTGGAATTTTTGTCGCTGTTACCTGGTTCTGCAAAGCAGTCTGAGCGGCGTAATAGATAATGTTGCCACTCTGTGCAACGATAAAATGCGTTTTACTTTTATTGGCAGCAAAATAAGCGTCGTTGGCTACTATTTTAAGGCCAATGTCTTCTGCGCTGGTGTTGTTTACCTGCACACTGATGCCGCTCTCGGCTGCTTTCGGTAAATCAAAAGTTTTACTGGTACCATCCTTAAATTTTACATTGGCTTTGTAGCTTTTTCCGTTTTCCGCATTCAGGAAAAAGGCACCCATGCCCAGGTGGCTGGAGGTAAATGTGGTAATTTGATTGCCCTCTCCATCCGTAACCGTTCCCGTCAGGTCTATACCAAGGCCTTTAGGTGTTAGCGCCTTAAATGCAATTTGTGTAGGAATGCCTTTCAGCAGTTCGCCCCCCTCCGGGAAAAACTGAAAGTCATTGTCGCCTGCTTTAGGCTTAATGGCAAAACTTGCCGAGGCTATATTCTTATCTGCGGTATTAATATCCGTGATCAGGTTACCCGAGGTAATTTGCTCGTTCTTTTTAGGACTAAAAGTAACATTCAATACCCCGTTAGCATCTGTAGTTCCTCTTCCTTTGCCTATAATGTCGTATCCCGATTCTATTCTCCAGTTTACGGTTTTATTGGCATAAGGTTTTTTGTCTATGTTTTTGTACTGGATGCGGGCATTAATCACCTGGCCCTTTTCAGTCATGGTAGTGGTGTATGTATAATGGGTAAACAGCTCTTTATCTATCGCCTGGCCAATCGGAATGGTTTTGGTAAAAAAGTAATCCTGGTTAAAGTTCAGCATCCAAAGTGTGTAGGCTTTAATGTAATAGTTTCCCTGTTTAAAGTTTACAGGGTCTATGGGTAAATTACCATAGGCAACGCTGTTTTTTACCGGGAATTTTAGCGATTGCACCAAAGAGTCTTTGCTGTTGATCACATCAACATAAACTACCTTACTTACATTAGATGGCAGGTTTTGCTCGGCGGTAAGGTAGGCCTTAAACCAAATGGTGTCTGCTACAGTATAATACGGTTTATCAAAATGAAGATATACTTTTTCAATTGGGTATAACTCTGCCAATCGTTTAGTCTTGGTAATGATGTTGTTTAAAATCGTAGTGTCTTGCTGAGAAAATGCGCTAAAACTAAGGCATATAGAAAGCAGGAAAAGGGTAGATACAAATTTTAAGTACTTCATGAAAATATATTGGTTCCAATAAAGGGCTAATATATTCATTTACTGCCTCAATAGGCAAACGTCACAGGATCTTTAACATATTTTTACATTAATTTGCCAGGGGATGCAGCTTTTCATTGTTGTTCAAAATACTATAATTTACAACAGAATCGATCATGAGTACATTTTCCGTCTCCTGTTTCCTTTCTCGTCTTTAAGAGGATACATTTGTAGTATTTGCCTTACCATGGTTTAGCAATCAGTAATAATGGTATGTAATCCAGTAATTGGTATAACAATTGGAAGGTAAACAGAACCGATATTTGTCTTGTTAAAGAACAACTATGAAACCATCATGATTTATCAACCACACTTGGGATGAATAAATCTGATAGCTTCATAACAGCTAAAAAACAAATTTAAACAGATGAAAACAAGGAAATTAGGCAGCGGCGGTTTGGAAGTATCCGCCCTGGGTTTAGGTTGCATGGGTTTAACCTTTGGTTACGGAACTGCAACGCCTGAAAATGAAGCCATAACATTAATCAGAACAGCATACGAATCTGGCATTACTTTTTTTGATACTGCCGAGGCCTATAGCCAGGGTGGTAATGAAGTTCTCCTTGGAAAAGCAGTTAAGCCTTTTAGAGATAAAGTAGTTATTGCAACAAAATTTGGTTTTACAGATGGCGATGCTTCTAAAGGTCAGGACAGTCGCCCGGAAAGAATTCGCCAGGTTGCAGAAAATTCATTAAGATTTTTGGGTACCGATTATATCGATCTTTTTTATCAGCACCGAGTAGATACAAATGTGCCTATTGAAGAGGTTGCCGGAACCATTCAGGATTTGATCAATGAAGGAAAAATCAAACACTGGGGACTATCAGAAGCCGGGGCAGATACCATCCGTAGGGCCCATGCCGTAACACCTGTTGCCGCATTGCAAAGTGAGTATTCCATGTTTTTCCGTGATGCTGAAAAGGAAATTATTCCATTGTTGGAAGAACTGGAGATTGGTTTTGTACCTTTTAGTCCCTTAGGTAAAGGTTTTTTAACCGGAGCAATTAACGAGCAAACCAAATTCGACCCAACAGATTTCAGGAATATCGTGCCCAGGTTTTCAGAAGAAAATAGAAAAGCCAATCAGGCATTGGTTGATTTATTGCAAGCTATTGCCGCTGAAAAGGGCGCTACACCAGCTCAAATTGCACTGGCATGGTTGCTGTACCAAAAACCTTTTATCGCTCCTATTCCAGGAACAACCAAATTGCATCGTTTGCAGGAGAATATAGGAGGTGCATCCCTTGAACTGTCTGCAAATGATCTTAATGAAATCAAGCAGTCATTAGATACGATCGAAATTGTTGGTGCCAGGTATCCGGAACATTTGATGAATAGGGTAGGTAAATAAAACAATAGTTATAACGGGCAGCCAGTATAACATACTGGCTGCTTTAGTGTGTTTTAATTCAAATGCCTGTACTCATTAGGTGTAAAGCCTACACGATTTTTAAACAGACGGGTAAAGTGCTGCGGATATTTAAATCCAAGTTCATAGGCAATCTCATTTATAGTCTTCTCTCCACCATAAATTTTATTCTTGGCAATGTCTATTATTTTGTTCTGAATGTAATCTTGCGCAGATTTTCCGGTTTCTTTCTTGATGAGGTCCCCAAAATAATTTGGAGACAGATGCAATACTTCAGCAAAATAAGCAACTGAAGGCAAACCAATATTATAGGGTTTTTCTGAATAAAAATAATCGTTGAGCTGTTCTTCAAATTTTTCCAATATTCCCTTGTTTACGTGCTCACGTGTAATAAACTGGCGGTCATAGAACCGCTCACAATAATTGAGGAATAGTTCAATATTGGAAGCAATCAGTTTTTTGCTATGCTTATCTACAGACTGGCTTATCTCTTCTTTAATCTTAGAAAAACAATCGAATACGATCTTTCTCTCTTTCGGAGATAAATGCAACGCTTCATTGGTGTTGTAACTAAAAAAGCTATATTCGTTTAGCAGTTTCGCCAGTGGGGTACCCTTTATTAAGTCTGGATGAAAAACCAGGCCATGCCCCATCGGCTGATAATAATCCACCTTATTTTCTACATCAATAACCTGTCCGGGAGAAATAAAAACCAGCGTGCCTTTTTCATAGTCGTAATAATTGCATCCATACTTCAAATCGCCACAATGCACTTCTTTTAGGAAAATACAGTACAGCCCAAATGTCATTCGGGAACCAGTTCTCCTATTGGCCTTTGAGAAATCTACAATACTAACCAGAGGATGTAATGTTTCATGATTATTGAAAGCATTGTACTCACTAATTGTATCAAAATTATATAACTGTTCCATTATCCGCTTGTTATCTTATACAAAAATAGACATTATAGCTTACTAGTGATGAGGCGGTGTTACCAATAAGTGATATTGGTAGAAATATCCGTAATTGGTATACCGATGCACTAGCAATCAAACCAGAGATTTGTAACATTAGATTGAAGTATATGAAGATAGCAAAATTCTTATTGGTTTCAGTTTTTCTTTCCAATATTACGTTTACACATGCACAGCGTTCTAAAAAGCAATCACCTATGGTCATTGAAGAACAGGGTAGTTTTGCAATAGGAGGGACCATCACTACAAACGCTGGTACGTTCGATCCCTTTAATATTTCTCCGGCAGGACAGACATTTAGCGGAGATCATGCTTATGTTTTTTATCAGGTACCTGCTAATGCCCGTAAATATCCCCTAGTCATGTGGCATGGTATTGGTCAATTTTCTAAAACCTGGGAGACTACTCCTGACGGACGAGAGGGTTTTCAAAACATCTTTTTGCGCAGAAGATTTCCCGTTTATTTGATAGATCAGCCAAGGAGGGGCAATGCAGGTAGAAGTATGGATACAGCTTCAATTAAACCAGTTCCAGATGAACAGCAATGGTTTGGTGTTTTTCGTGTGGGAATATGGCCCAACTATTTTGATGGTGTCCAATTTGCACGCGATAAGGAAACACTTAATCAATACTTTCGTTCCATGACGCCAAATTTAGGAACAATTGATGTAAAAGTTACTACTGATGCCGCTGCTGCACTTGTTAATAAAATTGGTCCTGCAATTCTTGTTACGCATTCCCATTCTGGAGGTATGGGTTGGGTTACCGCAATTAAAAATCAAAATATAAAAGCAATTGTGTGTTATGAGCCAGGAAGTGGGTTTTTGTTTCCTGAAGGCGAGGTTCCTTCGCCAATACTAAGTTCAGCAGGAGCACTGGAGGCTGCAAGTGTGCCTTTAAAGGATTTTCTGCTATTAACTAAAATTCCCATTGTAATTTATTACGGAGATAATATTCCGGATAAGCCATCAAAAAACTCAGGTGCAGACGGTTGGCGGGCACGTTTGGAGATGGCAAAATTATGGCGGGATGCCGTAAATAAAAAGGGAGGGGATGTTACAGTGATTCACCTTCCTGAAACAGGACTCAAAGGGAATACGCATTTCCCTTTTTCAGATTTAAATAATATTCAAATAGCCGATATGATGTCCAATTGGCTGAAAGAGAAGAAGCTTGATTAAGGTGTACATGAAATAAAACAAGAAATGAAGAAGATAAAATTGGTTCTAATCGTAATATTGATGGCTGCAAGTGGCCTGTCTGGCGCTCAAACAAAGTTAAAAAATCCCTTTGGTCTGGTGTATGGTAATGCCATTACAGAAAATATAACGGGAAAAGTGAATATTTATCCTGTAACATATAAATTAAACGGGATTAATATTGCAGCCAATGTTTATACACCTGCAGGTTATAATGCTGCTCAAAAATATCCGGCGGTAGTGGTTGCCCACCCTAATGGGGGTATTAAAGAGCAGACTGCCGGACTATATGCACAGGGCCTGGCAGGTTTGGGATATATCACTATAGTTGCAGATGCTGCATATCAGGGTGCAAGTGGGGGCGAGCCGCGCCATACAGATAAACCCTTTTACAGAACTGAAGATATACGTGGCATGGCCGACTTTATAAGCCAATATGCAGGAGTTGATGCTGGCCGTCTCGGTGTGTTAGGTATTTGTGGCGGCGGTGGTTATACTTTGAAAGCGGCCCAATCGGATAAGCGGTTCAAAGCTGTGGCCACCCTAAGTATGTTCAATTCAGGTGAGGTAAGGCGTAATGGCTTTCAAAATGCTCAAATGTCTACCATCCAGGAACGTTTAAAAAAAGCTTCAGATGCCCGGGCTCAGGAAGCCGCTGGTGGTAAAATTACCTATGCAGGCGTGGCCAGCATCACCGATGAAGAAATTGAAAAAATCCCTACTGATTTATACCGTGAAGGATACCAGTATTATTACAGAAGCCACGCACATCCAAATTCTACCTTTCTGTATACCATGAGCAGTATGCTCGATTTGATGACCTGGGACGCCGCTGAGCGAATGGATCTAATCAACCAGCCGCTCCTTATGATGGCTGGAAGTAAAGCCGATACGAAATATATGACTGACGAAGCCTTCCCAAAAGCTACTAATGCCAAAAGTAAAGAGCTTTTTATCATTGATGGTGCTACCCATATACAAAGCTATTGGAAGCCAGAGTACGTCAATGTTGCCCTGGCCAAATTGAATACTTTCTTTAATAAAAATCTGTAATACAATGAAAGAAGCAAAATTATTCAAACGTATGCATATGGTTTTTGCCATTGCAATAATGGGATTGTATTCATGCAGTACAAGCAAAGCAATATTTCCTAAGGGAGAGAAAGTTGCAAATGATAATTTTACCGGAAGGGTTTGGCTCAATTATCTGCTGCAAACCGATACCGTTCATAATGTAAACATCGGTTCTGTGACTTTTGAACCCGGAGCCAGAACCAACTGGCATTTTCACAAAGGTGGCCAAATCCTGTTGGTATCAGAAGGTAAGGGCCTTTATCAGGAAAAAGGAAAACCTGTAGAGGTTATCAAAAAGGGTGATGTACTGAAGTGTCCCCCTAATATAGCGCATTGGCATGGTGCCTCACCTACAGAAGCAATGACCCATGTAGCTATCGGTACTAACACCAATATCGGAGGGGCTGTATGGCTAAAGCCTGTTACAGATGAAGAATACTTCGGTAAGCATTAGCAGAATTGTTGTTATATAAAAGCAACTTCTCTTCATTTAAATCAGGCTCATCTGGATAAGTTAATAAAAGCTAAGACAGGGCTTAAACAATTAACCTGCAAAATCTGTAGCTTAGCGGGCCAAGATACTGAGTCAGTTTTAAGATCATGAGTAGCCCAGCTGAAATCCCTTACAGGAGCCTTATTCAAATCAATAACAATTCAACTTTGCCGGTTTACAGACAAATTGCAGAAAGGATTATTGATTCGGTACAGCGTGGTTATTTGAGTGCCGGCCTCCGGCTCCCGGGCACACGCATTTTGGCCAAAATACTAGGCCTGCACCGCAATACCATTGTGGCGGCTTATGAAGAACTGGAAAAACAGGAATGGGTAGAAACCATTCCAAATAAAGGGACAGTACTGCTGCATGGCATGCACAAAAGCCCGGTCAAAATACGTACCGATAAGGCTACTTCAACTGCATCCTACCCCAATGCCGCGGGTTTTACTTTTAGCCAAACTAATATCCTCGACAATCCTTTTGAGCTGTCTGACTGCGACTATGTTTTAAATGATGGCAGCCCCGATATTCGCCTGATCCAAATCAGTGACCTGTCACAACGTTATAGCGCAAACCTCAAAAGAAAATCGAACCGTAAAAAGCTGAGCGGCTATAACCAGGAAGGAAGTGAATATTTTAAAGCCAACCTTTGTAACTACCTCAATCTTTCCAGGGGATTGCACATTTCCGGCAAGAACCTGCTGATTACCCGCAGCACAGAAATGAGTGTATACATCACCTCCAGGATCCTGCTTGCCCAAGGCGATCTGGTACTTGTTGGAACGCTTGGATATTTCTCTGTAAACATGATTTTGCAAAAAAATGGCGCCAGGATCCAGACGGTTCCCATTGACAATGATGGTATTGATGTGGATTATATCCAACGCATTTGCGAAAAACAGCAGGTAAGAATGGTATACATTACGCCGCACCACCATTATCCTACCACGGTAACTCTGAGTCCGCAGCGGAGAATGCAGCTCCTGAATTTGGCCGCTGAATACGGCTTTGTGATTTTGGAAGACGATTATGATTACGATTTCCATTACAATAAAAGTCCTGTTCTTCCCCTCTGCAGTGCAGATCACAAAGGGATGGTCGTTTACATTGGCGCACTCGGAAAATCTCTGGCACCGGGATTCCGCACGGGCTTTATTGTGGCGCCTGAAAACCTGATGGCCGAAATGCGCAAATACCTCGGCATTATAGACCGGCAGGGTGATATTTTGATGGAACAGGTGCTGGGCGAGATGATTGAGGATGGAGAAATTCACCGCTATATGCGCAAATCTTTAAAAGTTTACCAGGAAAGACGCGATCATTTGGCTGCTTTGCTATCCCAATACCTGGCTGATGAAGTGGAATTTGAGCTCCCCAGCGGCGGACTCGCAGTTTGGCTGAAATGGAAAAAGCAGATCAATTTGTTCCAGTTGAGTAAAAGCTGCGAAAAAAACAACCTCTTTATCCCTAAGACTTTACTTTACCAGGATAAACACACATCGGCCATGAGGCTGGGTTTTGGCAACTTAAGCAAGGAAGAAATGGAAACCTGCATCAGCATCATTCATAAATGTTTGCCAACAGCCCTCATCCGGACTAGCTAATTTCTCAAAACCGGCACCAGACAATAGTCCGGGTAGCGCTTACATTTGGCAAAAATTATAAATCAAATGAAACCAATTTATTTTGTTGCGATGTTATTATGGAG
The nucleotide sequence above comes from Pedobacter sp. MC2016-14. Encoded proteins:
- a CDS encoding TonB-dependent siderophore receptor, whose protein sequence is MAQTESDLNEVVVSGTLKPVKRLESPVPVEVYTPAYFKKNPSPSIFDALQNVNGVRPQLNCNICNTGDIHINGLEGPYTMVLIDGMPIVSSLSTVYGLSGIPMSLIEQVEIVKGPASSIYGSEAVGGLINIITKKPASAPLVSADVMSTSYKELNADLSLKQRLGSKTTLLSGVNYFKFWNVVDHNHDNFTDVTLQDRISVFQKYAFQRKEGKAFSLAARYMYEDRWGGETNWNKSYRGGDQVYGESIYTRRWELLGNYQLPEWLTTKEKVMLSFSYTDHDQDSRYGTTSYIAQQRIGFVQLFWDKQLKNHDLLLGTAARYTYYDDNTPATALADKVFLPGIFVQDEIKLAPKHKLLAGFRYDYNSVHGNIVTPRFAYKWNLNDQNIIRLNAGTGFRVVNIFTEDHAALTGARDVVITDELKPEKTYNVNLNFLTKIYTPNHTFIGIEASAFYTHFNNRIIGDFDQDPNKIIYSNLDGYAVSKGLSANVDLTFASGLKLIGGFTYQDVATVEEGIKAQQILTEKISGTWAVSYKIKKAHLGIDYTGNIYGPMRLPLLGDKDPRQPYSSTWSIQNIQFTYDGFKNIEIYGGVKNLLNWTPNKGNPFIIARANDPFDKNVVYEPKAGRPAGSTEMQVAATEDNPYALTFDPNYVYGPNQNIRGFFGIRFTIK
- a CDS encoding putative sensor domain DACNV-containing protein: MFYQSTYQAARIVAPQVEAIFARHLAAAQESGEEDLAPLPVAKLVENIIDATFWASLRKEEGHSPKISLAFLPPQQAGNPLLFKQRMPLNPATLTKIAPGVERAGIHIGIWHEDDQLYIWGTTLSIPNFCFVLDVSEPGLLVIKHRRIYGFGKFTNIAVLKGEQIKIVDVATINQPDVPPILLSLLDLTAPSYWNDSINVLIQLAVSMRAHQRGGTLLVVPCESGKSSWLQSIIKPIQYSVQPSFNGLAKLLSQDRKEASQIFWQTALRREVDHLAGLTAVDGATIVSDKYELMAFGAKIGRAKGKDMVEELAFSEPILGGEAVIMHAAKVGGTRHLSAAQFISDQRDAIALVASQDGHFTIYTWSELQNRIQAHRIDTLLL
- a CDS encoding carboxypeptidase regulatory-like domain-containing protein; translated protein: MKYLKFVSTLFLLSICLSFSAFSQQDTTILNNIITKTKRLAELYPIEKVYLHFDKPYYTVADTIWFKAYLTAEQNLPSNVSKVVYVDVINSKDSLVQSLKFPVKNSVAYGNLPIDPVNFKQGNYYIKAYTLWMLNFNQDYFFTKTIPIGQAIDKELFTHYTYTTTMTEKGQVINARIQYKNIDKKPYANKTVNWRIESGYDIIGKGRGTTDANGVLNVTFSPKKNEQITSGNLITDINTADKNIASASFAIKPKAGDNDFQFFPEGGELLKGIPTQIAFKALTPKGLGIDLTGTVTDGEGNQITTFTSSHLGMGAFFLNAENGKSYKANVKFKDGTSKTFDLPKAAESGISVQVNNTSAEDIGLKIVANDAYFAANKSKTHFIVAQSGNIIYYAAQTALQNQVTATKIPKNKFPSGIVQITLFNTAGEPVSERLAFVLQPQAMNVNIQTDLPSYKPRQKVKMTVSAIAGAQKIAGDFSVAVTDDQKVPIAEDAETTIVSSLLLSSDLQGYLEKPNYYFNKTNDKKLADLDILMLTQGYRRFTYKEVLAGQYPKVSYMPEQGMNITGTLRDRTGMPVRKAPLRLTIPGRTYSAEALTSPSGIFNFQNLNFPDSSQVVISAKYGSNGSNLMIMVDPEPAPVISGNVNVPDEVQNIDSAMSSYLNNSAKQYSYLRQLKEVVIKAAPVKKVSHSDYSALSGLSMIADRTIDGTQLTGYNDLLTALKMMATGLTYDENERQFYVTRDYNAGKKIPVGIFLAGSPVDLFSISGVNMNEIESIEVFLKDDLGTVNRMYNTNGVISINMKVVKKVKMSIEDLKKLLPQNNIVTINPKGYSKQREFYSPRYVNAPATYTNKDLRTTIFWNPRVTTDLLTGTTSFEFYNAADRGTFRAVVEGLDKNGNPARFVYKYTVK